Genomic window (Kosakonia sp. BYX6):
CGCGGCAACAAAAACAGGCAGAGCAGGAAGCGGCCCAGGCGAAGCGTAAACTGAATGCGCCAACGCTGACACGCAGCATTTCGCTGCGTTATGCGGATGCAACAGAACTGGCGAAAGCGGGCGATAAACTGCTTAGCCCGCAGGGTGCCATAACGGTCGATACCCGGCTTAATCGCTTGTTGGTTCGCGATAATAAAGAAGGCGTTGCCGCCCTGGAAAAATGGGTGGCGCAGATGGATTTGCCGGTCGAGCAGGTTGAGCTTGCCGCTTACATCGTCACTATCAATGAAAAAAGTCTACGTGAGCTGGGCGTGAAATGGGGTATGGCACAAGATACGCCGGCAGCGCGCGGGCAAATGAGTGGCCTGTCTGCGGATCTCTCTGTCGCCACCGCCGCCACGCGCGTGGGTTTCAATATTGGCAGCATCAATGCCCGGCTGCTTGAGCTGGAGCTTTCCGCGCTCGAACAAAAACAGCAGTTAGAGATCATCGCCAGCCCACGGTTGCTGGCGTCGCACTTGCAACCCGCCAGTATCAAGCAGGGCAGCGAAATTCCTTATCAGGTCTCCAACGGAGATAACGGAAACACGGCGGTGGAATTTAAAGAGGCGGTATTGGGTATGGAAGTCACGCCCACGGTGCTGCCCGATAACCGCATACGCCTGAAATTACATATCAGCCAGAATATGCCTGGCCAGGTGTTGCAACAGGCCGGGGGCGAAGCGTTGGCCATTGATAAACAAGAAATCGAGACTCAAGTGGAGGTGAAAAGCGGCGAAACGCTGGCACTTGGCGGTATCTTCTCGCAAAAAAACACGACGGGAAGTGCGCAAGTGCCTGGTCTTGGGGCAATCCCGGGCTTTGGGCGATTGTTTCGACAAGATGCAAAAGACAACGAACGACGTGAGTTGGTGGTGTTTATTACCCCCCGGTTGGCAGCGGTACATTAAATCTGCCGTAACTCCCCTTTTTCTACGTAACTTGGTTCAGGTGTTTGACGTGAGAGATGATTTAGCTTACAAGGAGTACCGATTTGAGCGTCAGTGGTCTCCGCGTAATAACGAGCAGCGTGAAGGATAGCGTGTTTATTCAGTTGCCAAACAAGCCGGAGTACTGAGATAATTTTCGATCTGACTCTCGCACTATCGCAT
Coding sequences:
- the hofQ gene encoding DNA uptake porin HofQ, coding for MRKWIASIALFSLPMVCVKAANLVTLTVDEVPVTQVLQALVAQEKQNIVIPSEVSGNVSLNLTDVPWLQALQTVAASAGLTLNQQGNIWQVHTVQSRQQKQAEQEAAQAKRKLNAPTLTRSISLRYADATELAKAGDKLLSPQGAITVDTRLNRLLVRDNKEGVAALEKWVAQMDLPVEQVELAAYIVTINEKSLRELGVKWGMAQDTPAARGQMSGLSADLSVATAATRVGFNIGSINARLLELELSALEQKQQLEIIASPRLLASHLQPASIKQGSEIPYQVSNGDNGNTAVEFKEAVLGMEVTPTVLPDNRIRLKLHISQNMPGQVLQQAGGEALAIDKQEIETQVEVKSGETLALGGIFSQKNTTGSAQVPGLGAIPGFGRLFRQDAKDNERRELVVFITPRLAAVH